In one Brassica oleracea var. oleracea cultivar TO1000 chromosome C9, BOL, whole genome shotgun sequence genomic region, the following are encoded:
- the LOC106314614 gene encoding uncharacterized protein LOC106314614, whose product MSVLHEVPISFDEDRFRFHSYEDFEANCDLKGDLYDVVGYMKLVNGHTLIERPILDEVEIATSRHIMVHVQSHDGPVMKLYLWYHAATDFYKKFNSYEKAPTVLLVTTVNTKRLRGTFALTSMSSTRVFMDYDVQPTKDYFTWLGSNPEIGKQVSAEVVTKRETLTIADIFSYMKHESAKDAFFECTAMIDDVVHGSAWYYIACSGCHSTATKRATSLICTNTKCGKTNTAGVAQYRAKISVYENSDQAVFVLLGDAGRELIVSSYFEVNENEGTDHEVPVPEALISTIGQTHKFCVKVTEHNFSGNTRAITVTKVLSLDTPPPTEVSVENNIAATSEETTKSGNEVCGPSNGRGDSADGESKRISAGAETAKAKRPRC is encoded by the exons ATGTCGGTTCTTCACGAGGTTCCCATCTCATTTGATGAAGACCGTTTCAGGTTTCATTCATATGAAGATTTTGAAGCTAACTGTGATCTCAAAGGTGACCTCTACG ATGTTGTTGGCTACATGAAGCTGGTCAATGGACATACCCTTATTGAGCGTCCCATCCTTGACGAAGTGGAGATAGCAACCTCTCGGCATATTATGGTTCATGTGCAATCACATGA CGGACCTGTGATGAAGCTCTACCTTTGGTACCATGCTGCAACAGACTTCTACAAGAAGTTCAACTCCTATGAAAAAGCTCCCACAGTGCTTTTGGTCACGACTGTGAACACCAAACGTCTACGAG GTACCTTTGCCCTGACCTCTATGTCCTCTACACGTGTCTTCATGGACTATGACGTCCAACCAACCAAAGATTACTTCACTTG GCTTGGCTCTAACCCAGAGATTGGTAAGCAGGTTAGTGCAGAGGTGGTCACTAAGCGTGAGACACTGACCATAGCAGATATATTCTCCTACATGAAACATGAATCTGCAAAG GATGCATTTTTTGAGTGCACGGCTATGATTGATGATGTTGTGCATGGCTCTGCTTGGTACTATATTGCATGCAGTGGGTGCCATAGTACGGCTACCAAGAGAGCAACTTCGTTGATTTGTACAAACACAAAATGTGGGAAGACTAACACAGCTGGTGTTGCACA GTACCGTGCAAAGATATCCGTTTATGAAAACAGTGACCAAGCCGTTTTTGTCCTACTTGGTGATGCTGGTCGTGAGTTGATAGTTAGCAGCTACTTTGAG GTTAATGAAAACGAAGGAACTGATCATGAGGTCCCTGTCCCGGAAGCTCTAATCAGCACCATCGGACAAACACATAAGTTTTGTGTGAAAGTTACAGAGCATAACTTCTCAGGCAATACCCGAGCTATAACTGTCACCAAGGTCCTCTCTCTAGACACCCCACCGCCCACAGAAGTCTCGGTTGAAAACAACATTGCTGCAACATCCGAGGAAACAACGAAGAGTGGAAATGAAGTGTGTGGACCTTCCAACGGCCGTGGAGATTCTGCAGATGGGGAGAGTAAGAGGATCTCTGCAGGTGCTGAGACAGCGAAAGCTAAGCGCCCAAGATGTTAG